The following nucleotide sequence is from Apium graveolens cultivar Ventura chromosome 4, ASM990537v1, whole genome shotgun sequence.
GCGCAAGGCCTAGAGAATCTTCTAGGAGCGGCGAGCCCTAATTTCACTACCTACACCTCATTACACGACGTCGTTGAGCAATTAGAGTCCAAATTAGGGTTTCAAGTCTCTCACAAGATCGATTTCATTCGTAGTCACATCCAGTACCTTCTTCGTCCCCCTCCTCCTCCTCCTCAACAACTTTATCATAAAGACCATTTTGCCCTCCAACAATTTCCAATTCCCCGCTCTGCCcctcttcaacagcaacaacacTCTTTCGCTCTTAATCGTCACTCGAATGAATTGTCGTTTCGGCCTCACCTTCAGTCTCAGCAGCTGCAGTTCGAGGCGTATGCTGCCGCGGCTGCAGCTGCGGTCTCTCCGACGAGTGCTGCTACTAGTGCTGTTACTTCTGCTGCTGCTCCTGGATTAGCTCCGCCTCAATCTTCGAAAAAGAGGTCGTTTTCGGGTTTTCCCTTTTTTCGATTAagtttataaatttaattaatattagaTTGGTTAATGACTTTAATTTAATAATACATTGCATTTTGTTTGGTGCAACTATAATACCTAAATTGCATTGCTTATGTGTGTATGTTGAAGTTAGTAGGTTTAAAGTCATGTGATTATAATTGAGTAATTTCTTTGTGTATTTTGTATTGGTGTTATAAAGTTTTTATATGTATTGCTTAGCTTGCACTTAAAGACTGTTTTACATGAACAGCCGGTGTATCACTGTCTTACTTTTATTTCCACCAATGTTCATGGAGACATGGACCATATCAAATTAGATGTACTGTTTAATTTATTTTGAGGAATCCGTTATTTAGATATTAAAAAAAGAACTTTTGAGAAATGTTGGTATCTAGCCCTAATGGTCTATCGGATTGTTGCACGAGGTTTTTAATATtgtattaatttattaattaattaagtagtCTTCCTTAATGTTAGAATTGAGGTTCAGATTGCGATTAAAATGTACCAAACACGAGATCACTGTATTTGACAATATTTATTACAGGGCAGAATTTGCAACATTCTGTGTTGCAAACTCAAGAAGTTTTGTGTTGCTTGTTTGGTGTCTGACGTTTGTTGTTGTCTCTCAGTGCTCAAAAGGTGAAGAGAAAAAGAGGTGGCCCTGGTGGCCTTAACAAACTTTGTGGTGTCTCCCCCTTGCTTCAGCCAATTGTTGGTCAGGCGACACTACCGCGGACTGAGGTTAGGACTTTCAAATCCGCGTTCTTAATTATATGTTCCATGTCATTTTCCTGAAAGCCCTTTATAACTTTTCATCTGGTCCAGATTGTGAAGCAGCTGTGGATATACATAAGGAAAAATAACCTTCAGGATCCAAGTAACAAAAGGAAAATTATCTGCAATGATGAGCTGCGTTTAGTTTTTGAAACTGACAGTACTGACATGTTCAGGATGAATAAATTGCTAGCTAAACATATCATCCCTCTTGAACCAACTAGTATGAAATTTTTATAATGCTTTCAAATTTTGTTTCCTTTTCTTAAGGTTATTTTACCTGTACCATGAAATATACTCTCTGATGCTTGCAGAGCCAACAAATCGAGTTTCAAAGAAATCGAAGGCCAATGTTGAGCTTGAAAATAAATGTACACCTGAAAGTGAATGTGTACCTGAAAGTAACAGTGATAATAAATCTACCGATATTGTTCCCATTGTGATAATATCTGATGAACTTGCAAGTTTTTTCGGCACTGATGAAAGGGAGATGTCACAAGCAGAGGTCCTGAGGCAAATTTGGGAATACATAAAAGTCAACCAGCTTGAGGTTGGTAACCACATAAATACTCTTGACAGAAACTCATGTAAAAATCTTCTAGTTCCGGGTTACAATATGATATTTTATACATCTAAAGTCGTATGTTAATACTAAGTAGTTAATTAGTAAAGCCTATGAATACATACCTACATacctacatacatatatatatatatgtgtgtgtgtgtgtatatagaAATCAGCAGTTTTAACTGTACAAATGACCAGTGTCAGTTATATCAGAGTGAGATCCTATATATATAAGACCCTTGTTATGATACAATTACTAAAATTATAGGCCTTGTGGGTTTTTTGTGACTGGGTAGTGTATGATTATCTACGAGAATCTGATTTTACAAACAAAAATTAAAATCGCTTGCTGTTCTCTCCAATTTTAGGATCCTTCAAATGCAATGGTTATACAGTGTGATGTAAAGCTTCAAGAGCTCCTTAAATGCGAAAGTGTTTCGGCGTTGGGGGTACCTGAGATGCTAGCACGTTATCATCTTTGCAAGAAATCAGATACTCCATCAAATTAATTGGTCAGTATTACATTTTACTTATTCACCTTGCAATTTTTACCTAGGTTTATTGTTATTCTTTTGGTGATTCAGATGCATCAGTTCTCCATGTCAAACTTCTTTAGACTGTAGGTTTTTTGCATAAACTCGATGTTTTTTCCGGTAATTTGCATTCCAGGAAGCtcatttttcttaaaattttgtTTCGTGAAACTGGATTATACTCTGCTTGAAGCATTTTTCATCAGCCTTCCAAGAGGTGTGAGTTTTTGATATCATACACATCTTGGACAAGATCAAGAACTAGAAAAGCCAAAAAGCTATATATCCAAGTCTTTACCCTATGTTAAGACTTGATAACGTAAGCAAGCAATGCATATGATTGCCGAAGCTAAATTTGAGCATTTGTACTATATGCAATGCATACAATTTATATTTGTAGTTACAGCTGCAAATTTATGGTGTGATTGCAGGTCGAAAAATATGTCATTAAATACAGATGCGTAGTACCCTAATTGACCTGCTGTGGGGGCTGAACGGCTGCCAGAAGAATATTGTTTGTTAtttctcttttcttttccttGTTTCCCCTGTTCTTTGTTACTGATGAAAGCTAGGAGCACATTAGAGGCTTCATCATATGGATGCCTTGCTGTGTAGTAGCAGTTGGTAGAAATGACAAAATTGACTGTTTGATAACAGTATAGCTGTAGCTTGGCTCAGGTGTTGATATTTATTATGATGGGAGTTTTATGTAGAGATGCAGATATATGTAGAAAAACAGGAGGAAATGGGTAATTAGATGATGCAACTTTTTATTCTCTAATTTTAGTAGCAGAATACTAATATTGGATGCCAATCATTTGAAGATGTTTTTTTCCGTTCGAGTCGACTGTTTGAGATATTTACATGGAAACTCATTTCAaaagtttgatgataagttataTCACCAATCCATGCTGGGGCTTGAAGTGTGTAGGAATCTGAACTACTAATGAGCAAGAAGTCAGAAGTATATGGATATGTTAGGTGTCAACCTTAATCATACAAAGTAAACGGAAAGTGAAACCTCTGTGTTCAAAGAAAACATTAACCAAAAGGAACATGGACGGAAATGTAATGATATGTGATGCTTCTGAAAACAATTTCCTTGTTATCTTTGCTGCACTTCTGTCTGAGAACCTTTCTTTGTTATTTTGGAATTTCCAAAATCTCATTCTCATATACTGTTTCAGCCTGCACCAAACCATCTGGCACCACATCAGGTTTCTCAACTTGCTTGTACTGGATCAACTCCTAACAGGGATCACCACTACGTGGCCCACCAAATGTAGGTCTCATGAAAGCATTATCAAACCTCCTCCAGTAAGAGTGAACAGTATACACCGGCCTTTCAATCAGCATGTTTATGTTATCTTTTGCTCGGTCGATGTTTGTAGTTGCCGATTCATCAAATGAAAGCAGAGGAAGTCTCATGTTTTCTCTGGGAGATTTTGGTTCTGCATTGTTTGAGTCACTATGAGGAAGCAGATAAGTTATAAGAGGCTTTGTCAAAAAGCCGAACACCTGAAAATTATAGCATAGAAACAAAGTCAAAAATACGTCCCATCTTGATAAACTTTTTGTATCTACCACTCGAAAGCATGCATACTCGGAACAACTTTATAGTCTGCTTATGTTGGTCATTCTCAATCATTTCATGTACAAGTTTCTCAAATCTCGATAAATCATGTCTAGAGAGTTTATTGCTGCCACAAGATATGACCAATAAAATAATCAGATGCAAAGGAGAAGAGGACAATTTCCCCCCCCCCCAAGGGACATATTTGAAGACGACCACTTCTACTCTAATTTTAACGGATTGAATACATTATAGTGTTACTTACAATCGTGCTAAAGAGGACAACAACAATGGTGGTAGTTACCATTGTAGCATTGACGGGATCCAGTGTCACACCAGCATGAGTGAACTGCAGAGAAAATTAAAGAAATGGTGCAGTAGGATTACGTCCGCTGATAATTTGGAAGTGAGTCTCCTAGCCCGCTATACCTAGAATTTAGGAAGCGCCTACCTGTTTAAATGCCAACGCAATAGATACGGCACCTCTCATTAGCCCGGCCCACCAAATAACTGTCTAGATGGATAGCAAAAACATTGTAAGTCACAAAGTAGCTGAAATTTTTTTGGAGAAAATTAGTTAAAATAGAAATTCAGATATTTCACCTGGTGTCGGACAGTGATTGATGATGTTCTCTGTGCTCTTCGATTCATAAAGTTGGATAACATGGACAGGGGAAACACAAAGGCAGCACGGCCAACTAATATCAGGAAGATCAAAATACTATATGTGCCTATTGAAGTCCAAAAACTGCAAGAAAGAATTAGGGTCAGTATACTTTATTCAATTGCTTAAAACTGAAACCAAATAACTTCACAAGTAGTCAAATAACTGCTTGCAGCTCTCATGTATGAATGTGGTCAGAGACTTTTAGTATAAAATCATGCAACAGTTTTGCACATCAAGTACAATAGTAGTAGAAAGCTGCATAATCTTTATAAAAACCCGCCAACACGCTTTCCACAATTCTGAGTAAACAAATGCATTTTATTTTCGAAATTACAGCTCAGCAAAACCACCGAGATAAATGTTACAATTATGTGGTAATAGCTCTTAGTTATATAATATGTGAAGTATTGGTATCACGAACGCTACCACGCGCCCGCCTGCGGTGCGGCCTTATGTGTCCATAACTCTAAATAGGTGACCTAACGGCCTAAACTAAAATCAGTTCGTGTTTTCACTGAAATTTCCATTTCACAGTAAATAGCCAGAAGACTTCTTTTTTGCAAAGGAACAGCCAGAAGACTTGAAAGGAAATGACCCGTAAAAGCAATAATATCCTACTAAATTGAACCTTTACTACATAAAGAAACAGTTTGTCACTGTAAGCCAAGGTTGTAACAAATGAGATCCTAGGTGTCTACTTTATCAACCATAACCCGAGGAACAATTTTTTATCAGCTGGAAATGAACATGCAGATCAGGAAGTCGAAGCCGGACTGATAAAACATGGATAATAATTATTACGACAGTATTTCCAACATATAATAATTATTGCAACAGTATTCGTGCTAAATTAAAACATCTACATAATATTTCGATTTACCTCAATACACTCATCTTCCACTTCTCCATATCCAGGGCATCCATTCCCACATACAGAAATATGAATGTTTCAGCTATAAAAGACATCGTTGCAAACACATGCCTGCAGTTTCGAGTAGGAAAGCCGTCAGCATTTACTAGATCAACAACATCATGAAGTCTTAACAATATTGTTTGAAAGATGGACAACAGAGGTAGAAATTAAAGTCGCATGATTACCTGGTAGTGATTCTTGAACTTTCAGTGACATTGTGCCAAGCGTAGTGAGACATAATAACTCCCGAAAAGAAGACGGTGAGAATACCACTAAGATTTAATAGCTGCATAAAGCAACAGAAACTAGAGTTGACTATTAAATACATGTTACCTGTAACAACAATGGAATACAAGGAACTCACAGCATGATACGTAGACGGCTTAATACTGGTTTTTTGTGCACAGTAAAATTTTTAGTTGAAGCTTGCACATATCACTTCCCTATATCAAGGATTAAAAGTAAAGTTTCATAGTTTTTCAGAAAAATTAAGATTTTACATGGCATGTTAAAAGGATTTCCACAAATCTTATCTTCAAAGAAGCTTCTAATTTTCTAAACTTAACCTGAAGTGAAGTGAATGCCAGTCTAGAAGCCACACAAAAAGTATTGCAGAGCCCTCTAAATAACAGCACCCTGTGGTCAACTATTCTGCCACAGACATGAACTAAATAAATTACATCTCTTCCTTGACAAATAACTAGGGCTAtgtttgtttaatggtattaCGTAGGGGATAGGATTATAgtcctttaaattttccaatcccATGTTTGTTTTGTAAAAAATTAGTGAAGGGTTATCCaaggattataatcctttaaattatCCTATCCCATGTTTGTTTTGTTGGAGTAGAGGATAAGATTATAATCCCATCTAATGCTTGGTGGGAGGAGGTATTGTTTTATCCCCTCCTACaagtcattttttaaaaaattataatccCCTCATTGTTATCCCATATGAAACAAACATaggattggaaaatttaaaggacTATATTCCAATCCCAAGTATTATCCCACAAAACAAACATAGGATAGGATAAGACATTATGACATGATTCGAAAAGTGCTACTTGCTAGGCAGCTAACTTAATCAACCTTCTGCTTGTTCATAGTAAGAAAAAGGTGCAATCACTTTCCAAACTAAGAGAACATCTGATCAACACAGCTGAAGTATATTTCTGAGCTAAATTGGCTGCTGATCACTATAATTTACATTTTACAATCAAATAGTGTAATTATTTAGTTCTTTATTACTATTCATCCAACAACAATGAAGTAATTCATTGCAAAACCAGCAAATTAAATTAACAACACACAAAATGATTTCCTGAAAACCTACTTTCATGAATCGGTAGACTAGAATTATACATGCCAAACATTCCTGACAGAAGAACATGCATACAAGTCAAAGATATACAATGAAATACTTGTCATGTCAGATCACCATATTAAGATGTTAGTATACCAGAGTGTTACATGACAAACATTCCTTTACCAGAACATGCATATAAGTCATAGATGTTTGAATAAAACCCTTGTCAGATCACTATATATATTAAGATGTTTAGTATTATTAGCTTGCTAATACTGCAGTCAGAAGAATACATCATCAGTACCTCAGCTAACATATACGAAAGATAAGCCATTAGCATCATGAGAGCAACTTCACGGACACTCGAGTGCCTGCATAGAAAGTTAATAAACTAACAGATGAAGCGGAAAATCATTTTGAAAGATAAGTTGTGCGTCCTTCTACAACATAAATACAACTATTCACACAATATGACTAGAAAAATTCCCAAACATGAACACTTACTTGCCGAAGTACAAGCCTTTAAGAACTAATGCTGCCAATAGCCCCGTCTGTAGAACAAAGGTGCAGTTGAGCTTAGACTGGTCAGGTTTATATAAACTAATCACTAAAAATTAGTTAATACTGTCAGATACATAGGTAAAATTTTACTGATTCCGGACTTTGGATTAAGCTCAGAGGAATTTACTTTCGTCAGACATTACGAATATCTATAAAGGATATGAACAACTGGACCAGTGATGGGTTTCAAATAGAGGCCTTAAACAGCTTAGATCAGATCATTTGTACAGCACGTTCATTGGCACTTGTTAATTTATGTTCTTTGTCAGGAAGGAATTTAACTAAAATAAAAATTCATCAGTTTTTTTAATCAGTAATTCATCGAAGTTAGAATTCAGTCCTGGAAAGACTTAACTGAATTTTCTGAATCAACATGTACACAAGTGAGCTTTAGTTTTAATATACTATTTACTGTACTGTACCAGCACATAGAATAACACGACAAAGGCAACCAAATAACCACACAACACCTTTCAGACCCACATATAGCAACTTACAGATACTAGAAAAGTAAAAGAACAAGAAAACGTACGGCAACTCCCAGACAAGTGCTTGTAAAAAACAGGTACAAGAAATCCAATATGATAGTACCAGCTGCCTGGGAATTAAAGTTATCAACATTGATCTTTTGAACAGAATTGAACAGCACTATAGATGTTGCATCATTTACAACTCCTTCCCCAAAGACGAGGCTGTATAGCAAAGGGGTCTCATCTTGGTGTAAAACCTGGAATACAACACATTTTTTGTACCTCAGACAAACGAACAATATGCAAATGGCTGACAGATTATAAGTTTCCTGAGATGAGACAGACAGAATGAAATATACATATTAAGATGCCTAATTAACCTGCAGTGTACAGACTGTATCAGTCGACGAAAAGATGGTTCCGATACCTGGATAAATTGGAGTATAAACAACTCAGTTGCTGTGAAAGTAGTTTTTTCCTCAGAAAAAAGAAGCCCTTAGCTAcctttttaaaatataaaaagcAATGTTTGGCCACTAAATTGCGAATTTGAAATTTCGGCCATCAAAATGCAAAAGCAGATAAAGTTCGGCCATTAAATAAACGAAACTAGGAAGCTATATACGAAGAGCTCACTGAGATAGTCTCGGATGGTCAAGCCATGAAATCCACACTTGGGAAACATCCACCAGCTACCTGTTGAATGCAAACTCGAGTTCAAATACAAACCATTATAGACTACAATTCTACAAACATTGGTTGCCGTATAAATACCCTAATGAATCATTAGCATTCTAGTGATCtgtataattttaaaaaatatatataaaaattaccAGCTGCAACAATGGAGGAAGAAATGAAAACACCAGTAACACCAAACAGCATAATAGTCAAGAAATTATGAAAGAACTGCTTCTTTTTAACTTGAAATCTGTCAATGAATTTACATAATACTTACCAATTAGTTCATCAGGTGAAAATTAATaacaaaactaaaaattaacaaaaaatgGCACGTACCCGGCATTAAAAATAATTGGAGGCAGAAGATAAATAAAAAAGAGATTTTCATCAAATGTAAGTATACGAGAACTTTCTCCCTTGCTGAGAAATAAGATAGTAGCTCCTGCAATAATCCCCTGTAATAATACCAAACAATAACATTAAACATATTCAAACATGCATGCATGTGTTAAATATTTTAGTTCACACTGTTTTGAAATCCTGGTTCCGCACGTACGAGGAGAAGGGCGGTAATGGATTCATTAAGCCAACGATTTTCTTCAAGTAAGTGGCCGATGACTAAACAAAGGCAGAGGACTGCTATGAATAGCGTTATGGGTACAACTTGTTCGTGACTCCTCTCATCCACGTAATTACTTAGAATTGCTTTTGTTATATTCATCATGTTCGTCGATCGATTAATCGCCCGATTAGATTCAtcacaataataataataatagcaTGATTTCAGTTAACGCTTAGCTCAAAGAGTGTGTCATCATGTTTGTTGTGTTTTTTGACACGTTTTCTTCTCCGTTCCACGTGTCGTGATACCCGTCAACTCAgcttttctcagtttcttttatCTCATTTTTACCCTTGCCAAcataaaaatgctaaaattatatAATCTAATATTTTTTGTCAAATATGTAATCAAATATTTACATGAGAATAGTATTATGTAAAATTGTCCCTAAATAATCCATGACCCTTTTTTAATTACTGAAACTAAAATGGATATAGGGAttcatttaaataataaattgatgTCTAATATTTGAGATTTTTTTAAGAAATGAGAGAGAAAAAAAATCATTGGTAAAATGTTGTAGTCTTCAGATAAAATGGAAGCCAATTTCTAAAAATCACAGTAGTTTACAATGGGATTTTTTTTTACTCTAAATATAATAATTTTCTTTACACAAACAAACATCAGTAAAATAATTTCAAAACTATGAACAACTTTTTCTAAACCACACAGAAACCGAAATAAACAAACATTCACATGCAAGAAAAAAAAAATGTCAAAAAAACAGATATCCGTTTCTTTCTTATTAGGATTTCGAAGAAACCAAAAGTGATAAAAGTAATTGCGACAGAAAAGAGTACATAATTCAACGACCAAGTCTGTTCACAACACAGCTTGGATCAAACAGATATCCAATGACATACATTAGCCATATGGCAACTGTGGCTAACCAAAGATACCAAATCAGTTCACCATCATATATGCTCATACCCTGACCCTCCACTTGCTTGCATTGCTACACTAGCCCTTTGTACTTTGATGATCAGCTCCAATAGCCATCTCCGCATTGTCGGGTCTTCCTGCCAACAAACACCAGCAATTCGagattagatcaaacttcttgGATGTGACAAATACATCGAACGTCCAAAAGGGCCCGGAGTTTGTCTTTTGTTTCTTTATAATTACATCCAGAGCTACAGTTGACAGATTATGAGTTCTGAAAAGTACTTACACGTAGATAGCTGCTAAATGTAGTATCTCTAAGCATGCTGGGAAGGCAAATTGTTAAGGCATCACAAGCTCTGCAACAATATAAGATCAAGGCATCTGTCAATAGTGAATATGGCAAAGCAGAGCCAACCTGACAAATTTCCTTAAGTATAACATTTCATATCGTGTCCTTTACCTTAAATTATCGGCTAGGCGCAAGTAGCACCGAATAACTTGCTTCAGAAGCCCTGATGATGGTTGCTCTGCGAGAGCAGCAATCATGTTGGCCAAGACTTGTCGCACAGTAAAAAATCGCTCCGGTGTGGTACAAATAAATGTCAGGCCATCATCATTCGACAAGATCCTTTGCACTATGTAAGTTGCAACCTGACATTAATACATCAGTTAGACATCTAAACAAGCCAGGCAAAGGTACAAAATGTTACCTTCATAATCATAACAATTATAAGTTATAAGTTGTGGTTCTTAACAATCTCGTGGAAACGTAATATACAAATTCATTTTATTCATAGTGTTCCCTTGCCTCAAACTGGTTTCTAACAATATCATGATAAAACCTTATACACCCAATTGTTTTACTGATAGTGATCCCTTGCCTCGAGAGAaaataaaggaaagaacaaagaAAAATTAATATAGCATTTAGGAGACCTCAACTGTCTTAGATGATACACTCCCCGTCTTCATTGCATCCAAGCACAGAAGAAAAGTTTCAGTTGGCAACAAGAAGCTTATTACTTCAGGATCATCAACCTGAAAAAGAAAAGAACTATTcctgatttggatttgagaaatCTGAAGTGAGCAAACAAATGACATGGTTAAACAGATACCATGCATACAAAAAACATCCTCCTAGGGTAATAAACACAAGGAACTAAGGCACTGATACATTATTCCTCGGGTCAAATTACAAGCAAAATAATTTATAAGAGTAAGCAACAAGTCCATGTATCTTTATGTAACCAACTTGTCAAGTAAAAGTAAAATACATAATACATAGTCCGTGTTTGTGCGTGAGTATGTGTATAAATCAAGAGGAATAAAGTACCTTCACTAGGGCAGCAATGACACCTAAACTGGTATGCCTCAGGTTGTTGAAAGGCCTTAACTCACTGGTGATTTTAATAAAAGGATATATATATTGAAGAATCTGAGCTGCAAGAGAGTAAATGTGTCATGTTGCAGAGAACTCCCAAAAGATCGTAAAAATAATTATGAAAAGACTTGACCAAACCCGACTGTTTAAACCTCTAAGCACAGAAAGACTACATATCATGATGCCATATTATTTAGTTTAACGCAGACAGAAAACAAACCATATCAGAGGAAGAGGTTTCTATAACATGCTTTATAAGTAGGCCTATCACTCTATAATTGGTATTTAAATGATTTCGTCTTCCATAATTTTCTTCAATTTCTCACCCCACCTCCCCTTGCACAAATATATACTCTATAACTTACTGAAAATATACAGGTGTTTACCATTAAGTAACAACATCCTTGTATCTCGGTGCATGGCTACACACTGCAAAAAAATATTCCATAAGTGATGACCTGGAAGAGATGATATTACTAGCTGAAATACAAACCGagtaaattttatcaaacaaaaGCAACCAACAGAATGGAAATTTATTTATCTAAACCAAAATTTCAATTAATTATAGGCAATCATTCGCAGCAAGGACCAAGGTTCACCATTTGAGGGGCTTCAGAAGACAAATTTAGGATATTTTGTCGAACTTATCATTTAAACTCATAATAGTACTCAAGTACAGTTTGCTGTCCTATACTTTTTTACCTGCAACTCATATCTAGCCTTAATGGGAACTTAACCATCTGAATGTCGAGTGATGTGTTCTTAGAAATTTCCCTTAATGTCTGGTCCATCCTCAGTACTTAATACTTATACAGAGGTAAAGATTTCATATCAAGAAGAGACAGCTGGAAGCTCATTACTTTGTTTGGAAGTCCACTGCTTTTAAAATAAAAGGGTCAAATAGAAGTATGAATTATATGATTATTGAATAATACTAGCCACTGTTCCAAAATTAGGGACAGAGGAAGCAACTATAAGAGGACGGGATAATAACTTAATCACAACATGTTGCAGCTATGGATAGTAAATCTTTTCACACAAATTGAAAAATCTTAACTATAAAACGAAAAACTTGACCAAGACAGTTATAAAGCTGGCAGTCCTCGGTGAGTAAAAATAAGAGTAATAACAGTTATATGTAAGAATATTTTTCCATAAATATGTAACAGTTAAGGAGAATACCTGGAAAAGCGCAAGCACATTGCAAACTCTGTTTGACTGCAGCAGAGTCAGATTAGGCGGTGATAAGACAGGGTAGACTGAAATAATCTCCTGCATTTACAAACCAAAGAAACATTATAGTAATTTTTAACAGATTTTTGGTTGATGCAACTTCATAGATAATAGATAATTGGTTAAAGCAAGAAAATTATTACAGTAATTTTTCAAACATTTTCAATTAGGTACAATACATACATGCAATTCCTGATGATAAAATATTTCTGTTTAAGGAACTAATTTAACCTAGTACCACAAGAATCAGTTACCACAAACCAAATTATATTCTACACAGTTTATAAGTAACATCCTCCTCATTTTATCTGATAAATAAGTGCAATTGGTGAACTGTCAAGAACAGGAGAGGTCAGCACAGGAATTAACAATTGATCAATAACAAGAGTCCTACATTTTAACTCTGTCTCTCAGTAGTTCGTAATAAGTCGCGTGCTTCTGATAAATAAGTGTCTAAGCATGTAAATATTATCCACGAGCCTACCAGAATAGGATAACAGATAAGTTATTCATTTGATCACTAAATCAGCATACCTACTAAAAAGCAACATATTTGAAGTTTTCTGGATAACTGAAAAGGCTGATGAAATCCAACATGATAACCTCCACACTCATAAGAACCGTACATCTACTGACTTTAACATTCCTTTTTAAGAATTAATTACATCAAACCGAGAAACTGGCATCATTATATGCACAAAATACATCCATCACTCGACATAAAATGTAAAACGTATTAGACATCGTATTTACTATTTAGTGACTTGCAGAAATGATTTTTTATATCAGTATAATAAACTGGGGGAGAAAAATTGCTATGAACTACATGAAGCATACCTGTATAAGTGCAGAAATGGTACCACACGAATTCCACAGTAATGGAGCCAATTCTTGAAATAATCCTCTCTTCTAAAATAAAACAAAGACGAAACAAGTTTATTAGGCATACCTGAATGAGTGCACTAAAAGTACCAAAAAAGAATTACATAAAAGCAGCCGAATCTTGAAATGATTCCTTCTTCTATAAAATATAACCGTATCATACTCTCAAATTGTAAAAATTACAGGAATATACAGTCTGTGTCTT
It contains:
- the LOC141721341 gene encoding uncharacterized protein LOC141721341, coding for MVTGQGAGGMVSREEQQIAQGLENLLGAASPNFTTYTSLHDVVEQLESKLGFQVSHKIDFIRSHIQYLLRPPPPPPQQLYHKDHFALQQFPIPRSAPLQQQQHSFALNRHSNELSFRPHLQSQQLQFEAYAAAAAAAVSPTSAATSAVTSAAAPGLAPPQSSKKSAQKVKRKRGGPGGLNKLCGVSPLLQPIVGQATLPRTEIVKQLWIYIRKNNLQDPSNKRKIICNDELRLVFETDSTDMFRMNKLLAKHIIPLEPTKPTNRVSKKSKANVELENKCTPESECVPESNSDNKSTDIVPIVIISDELASFFGTDEREMSQAEVLRQIWEYIKVNQLEDPSNAMVIQCDVKLQELLKCESVSALGVPEMLARYHLCKKSDTPSN
- the LOC141721340 gene encoding sodium/hydrogen exchanger 4, whose translation is MMNITKAILSNYVDERSHEQVVPITLFIAVLCLCLVIGHLLEENRWLNESITALLLGIIAGATILFLSKGESSRILTFDENLFFIYLLPPIIFNAGFQVKKKQFFHNFLTIMLFGVTGVFISSSIVAAGSWWMFPKCGFHGLTIRDYLSIGTIFSSTDTVCTLQVLHQDETPLLYSLVFGEGVVNDATSIVLFNSVQKINVDNFNSQAAGTIILDFLYLFFTSTCLGVATGLLAALVLKGLYFGKHSSVREVALMMLMAYLSYMLAELLNLSGILTVFFSGVIMSHYAWHNVTESSRITTRHVFATMSFIAETFIFLYVGMDALDMEKWKMSVLSFWTSIGTYSILIFLILVGRAAFVFPLSMLSNFMNRRAQRTSSITVRHQTVIWWAGLMRGAVSIALAFKQFTHAGVTLDPVNATMVTTTIVVVLFSTIVFGFLTKPLITYLLPHSDSNNAEPKSPRENMRLPLLSFDESATTNIDRAKDNINMLIERPVYTVHSYWRRFDNAFMRPTFGGPRSGDPC
- the LOC141721342 gene encoding uncharacterized protein LOC141721342 isoform X1, which codes for MDNLMLEQLVLNISYPDRREYAIRELSKKRGLFQELAPLLWNSCGTISALIQEIISVYPVLSPPNLTLLQSNRVCNVLALFQCVAMHRDTRMLLLNAQILQYIYPFIKITSELRPFNNLRHTSLGVIAALVKVDDPEVISFLLPTETFLLCLDAMKTGSVSSKTVEVATYIVQRILSNDDGLTFICTTPERFFTVRQVLANMIAALAEQPSSGLLKQVIRCYLRLADNLRACDALTICLPSMLRDTTFSSYLREDPTMRRWLLELIIKVQRASVAMQASGGSGYEHI
- the LOC141721342 gene encoding uncharacterized protein LOC141721342 isoform X3 gives rise to the protein MDNLMLEQLVLNISYPDRREYAIRELSKKRGLFQELAPLLWNSCGTISALIQEIISVYPVLSPPNLTLLQSNRVCNVLALFQCVAMHRDTRMLLLNAQILQYIYPFIKITSELRPFNNLRHTSLGVIAALVKVDDPEVISFLLPTETFLLCLDAMKTGSVSSKTVATYIVQRILSNDDGLTFICTTPERFFTVRQVLANMIAALAEQPSSGLLKQVIRCYLRLADNLRACDALTICLPSMLRDTTFSSYLREDPTMRRWLLELIIKVQRASVAMQASGGSGYEHI
- the LOC141721342 gene encoding uncharacterized protein LOC141721342 isoform X2; this translates as MDNLMLEQLVLNISYPDRREYAIRELSKRGLFQELAPLLWNSCGTISALIQEIISVYPVLSPPNLTLLQSNRVCNVLALFQCVAMHRDTRMLLLNAQILQYIYPFIKITSELRPFNNLRHTSLGVIAALVKVDDPEVISFLLPTETFLLCLDAMKTGSVSSKTVEVATYIVQRILSNDDGLTFICTTPERFFTVRQVLANMIAALAEQPSSGLLKQVIRCYLRLADNLRACDALTICLPSMLRDTTFSSYLREDPTMRRWLLELIIKVQRASVAMQASGGSGYEHI